ACAAAAAGCGCTAAGCAGCCAAGCGCCCGCACGAAATATTCTTGTCAACGGAGTTTTCAATTGTGTAGCGCGATTCACGAATACGCTGAGCACGATTTTAAAATGATGAACGAGGCTGCTGCCCTGGCAAATATGATACCCTACGACACAATTGGACTATACGAGCAGCCAAAGCCCCGTTTCATATTCAAAATGCCGCGAGTGGTGCCTGACCAGAAGTCCAAATTTGAAAGTGACGAACTCTTTAGACGCCTGAGTCGTGAGAGCGAAATACGTTACACGGGCTATCGGGAGCGCAGCATAGAGGAGCGCCAGGTGCGTTTTATGAACGGCTGTCGGGAGGGACACACTGAGACAAGCTTTGTTGCGTCCGGCACTAATCTGCAGCTGGTGTTTAATGCCAATCAAAATCCCTACCTGCACGACAAGGAGTGCGACTTTGATAAAGAACATGGTAAGGTACACATCAAGTCTTACTTCATCATGAATGGCGTTTGTGTGCGCTTCCGTGGTTGGCTCGATTTGGAGCGCTTGGATGGCGTTGGCTGTCTGGAGTACGATGAGCGCCGCGCAATGCATGAGGATGTGATTTTACGCGATCAAATCGATCGTTATAATCAGAGATTGCGCGAGTTTGAGGACACAAAGCGCGCCTATCGTGACAATCGTCAGGATGAAATGGAAGCGGTGCGTCGCGGTGTTGCTTCCGGCGGCATTGGTGTGGGCGCCAGTATGTGGAGGCGTTAGTTAAACTTTTGGACGGCATCAGCGCcgtcacaacagcaacagcagcatctaCAAaatcggcagcagcagcagcaagagacTCAATTTGCAAATACTCAATACTTTATGGATAACTGAAAAATGCTCCTTCCCCGACTTGCCAGCAATAGCGAGATTCGAATACAAATACGATTATATGCTACTAGAATTAGTTATAGCACctagaaaataattaacaaaatacttAATGTATGTTTTAAATGGTATTACTATTAcacataacaatttaatttatgaatgaaattttAGTGACGTAAttttactatatgtatatttaaaacacaCAATAAAATTACGCATAACAATTAATGTGTTTGGTCTGAGTCAGTAAAGGAATTCCCAAAATTATTAACGTAATAGAAAAGTTTATTAATGTTGCatctcatatatatatttaatataatatttaataggcTTTGCGTGCTATAACTAATAATAAGTTTAATGAAATATGCTGGAATATGGGTTATGTCACCGTTTAACGGAATTGCAGCGTGGAGATGCGTAGCCCAATCGAGTCCTTGCCTATCTGACTGACCTCGCACACTGTGCAGAGCTTGTCCTTGTATTGCGGATCATACGCGGTGCCGCAGAAGGGACAGGTAACCTCGGGTTTGCCGCGATAGATGGGCTTCCAACTAATGGCGCAGATATTGAACGGATTGAACTCATCGTATTGCAGCTGATGCTCATCCACGGGATTCACTTCACAGGCTTGCAAAATCTTGCGAACCTGCTGTGCTACCTCGGGCCGTGGTGCCAGCTCCAAAAGTCGACGTGCAAACGATGCCGCCGTCTTGTAGTTCTTCAGCTTAAAGAACATGTTGAGCGCGGTGCGTAGCGTGAGAATTTGATGCACAGGCTGCAGTTTGCAGTGGGTAAAGTACGCCGCCATTTCGCAGAGACGTTTCTGCTCATCAAGCGTTGACTTGGGCATGCCCTTACGCTCTGTTTCCATCTTTAAGCCCACAATGTACTCGGCGCAGATCTTTAGCAACTGCTGAGCCTCAGCTGTGTCCAGCTTGGTTTCCACCACAAGCAGCGGTATGCTAATCAGTATCGAGTGGAACTTCTCAATGGCCTCCGTGAACTTGCCCGATGTGGTCATCTGGTAGCCAGCTTGCAAGCGCGATACCAGCTCGTTCAATTTGATGCCCAGCGCTGGGCGTTGTAGCTTGGCATTGGTTTCGGCAAAGTTACGCAACGGATAGCCGCTAAGCGATTGCAGATTGGGATTGGCTGTATAGCTAGTGCGAGAGCATGCATAGCTCTGCAAGAATAGCGTGCGGAAGGGCTTGAAATTGACCACACCCAGTTGCTGGTTCAGCAGGCGGAAGGCGCTCTCAAATGCGCCAGCCTTTATGTGATCCAACACCAGCTGTGAATTGTTGGCCCAGTGCTGAGCCGGTGACTGACCTTTGTTGGGCGCCGCATAGTAGTTGCTGTCCAATGCGGACGCCTTGATCTTGGATGCCAGCTCAACGGGCACCTCTAGATCATCATCGCCAACATCCCaaccgccaccgccgccagaTTCATCCTGTGCTTCATCATTGCTCAAAGCATCATGCATCTCATCATCGCCTTCATCATCCTCACCCAAGCCAAGATCCGCATCAGCGCCCCAGCCATCGCCGCCGCCATTATGCTCATCCAGTAGTGCAGCATCAGCGTTTATATTCAAGGCCTGGCGTGCAGTGGCGCTGCCGCCAGCACGTGTCACCATAGCGCCCTCGAAGAAGCCCTTGGACACTGACAGCAAGGGCCAATTGGTCTCCAGCTGCTGTATGGGCACAGGTGGCTGCAACAACTGCGCCTGTGGATTCACTTCAGGCAAGCTGCTGCCCTCGGCGGTAATGCTGGAGCCCAACGACTCCGTCTGCTCATCCAAGCCATGTGTGGCGGCAGTTAAATACGCCAGGGACAGTTGTCCACAATTCTTAAGTATGCTCACGCGTTCCTTAACATCGCCCAGCAACAAGGCGCCCTGATACTGGGCCGAGATGTCCTTGCGAATTTCGGCAATCTTGTTCATCTTCTTCAGTTTCTCCAGATTGCCCGTAATCAGATAGAGGAAACTGAGCTTGTCAAAGTTCTTGGTGCGCTGATAGCACATCTCGACCACCTGATGGTTGCCTtggagcagcgctgcctgaCCCAGACGATCCCAGCAATCCTTGTCATCCAAAGCTTTGGCTGCCTGAAGCGCAATCTCAATATTGCCGCATTCCAAGGCCAGGCCAAAGCGTGTTTTCTCGTCCTTGACAAAGTGCAGCGCCACCTCCGGATAACCTTTCTGCTGCAGATAGGCAATGATACTCTGACCCACGAGGCGAGCATTGCGTACCATGTGCAGCACCTCATCATACTTGCGCTGAATCAAGGCAAGCTTGAACTTGTATTCCGTGGGATCTATGTGGAGCACGCGTGTGCGGCACTCGCGATCCAAGCAGAAGACCTGGTTGCCCTTGACGCGGGTCAGATAAATGGGCAGATCCAGTGTGCGTATGATGCCATGATCACCATTGGTAATGGCGTACTTGATGTGATTGCTGGTGGTGTAGATGAACACGCCGGATTCGTCCCAGGCGCCCGACTTGACGCGACAGTTCTCCTGCACGGTGCACAAGTACTGCAGACGACGATCGCAGATAGTCACTGAGTGCTTGCAGAGCAACGCGACCAGCGACATATCTGGAGCCCAGACCACATAACGGCACTTGGCCAGCTTAATGTTGCCCACGGATACCAAACGCTGCACCTCATATAGGGTAACATACTCAGGGTCACGTATGAGCAGCATGCCTGTGCCCGCATAGAAGATCTCTTCGCAGTAGGTAGGTATCTTCTTGGTCACTTCGTTCTTGAAGTTCTTTACCACCAGCTGCTGATTGCGATCTAGCACTGCGAATCGATTACGTGCTACCCAAATAGCCGTAATGCCCGAGCTACGCTTGCTATCAGACTCATTTTGCCTCTCGCTCTCATTGTCCTTGGGTATCTGGCAAAGATCATAGGTGCTGTTCTCCAGATTGTTGGTGCGCGTGCAGATGAGCACAGCATTCAGTGCCGGATTGTAGGACATGCTGTAGACTGGAGACTTGCCTGGACGTAGCTGCATTACTACTGTATCCTTGGTGGTGGTGAAATCAAGTTTACGTAAGAAGCGATCCTTTACATAGTAGAGCATGTTGCCATGCACAGCATAGGCTGGACGCTCACGCTCTAGCTTGAACACCACCATGCCTAGAAGACAAAATTATTTCCCCAACTGTTATGATTTGTCAAGTTAATCACTACATACCTCCATCATGGCCAGCTGCAAACAGGTTCAGCGTGGGATGCGCTGTCAGTATCCAGAAGCGTTCATTGTCACGGCGGAATGTGTACAAGCATTGACGCTTGGTCATGTCCCAAACGCGAATGCTGCGATCCTCACCGTTCGAGATAATCAAATCCTGACGTGGATGGAACAGCACGCAGGACACATTGTTGTAATGGCCACGGCAAGCATCCACTTCCCAGGCCTTATACTCGTTCATGCGCCACAGCTTGACCAGACGATCATCAGCGCCGGAAACAATCAAAGGCAGCGTTGGATGGAAGCTGGCCCAGTTAACGCCACGATCGTGACCTTCTAGCACATGTTTAACCACCGCATCAGCCTGACCAAACAAATCTGTAGCGCCTGGTTGGCCCTTAAGGTGCTCATCAAGACCGCCTGGACCAGGTGCGACGTTCTTTTTGCGGAGCCCTGATATATCCCAGACACGCACTGTCTGATCCAACGAGGCTGACACAATTTGATCCTCTGTGGGATGGAACTGTGCGCACATTACATAGTGATTATGTCCAGTTAGCACACAGATACAGTTGCGCGACTGCCAGTTCCAAATGCGTATGGTCTGATCGTCCGATGCGCTCAAAATCCAGGGATACTCATGATGAAAAGCCACTGTGCGCACGTAATCCAAATGCGCCAGAAGTGTGAAAATGCAGCGACGCTGTTTATAGTTCCACACCTTTATCTTGTAGTCGTCACCGCCGGATACAAACAGCGGCATTTGTTGATGAAAAGCCACACTACGCACAGGTCCATCATGTTCATCGAACTTCTCTAACAGTGTGTGCATGCGGTAGTCCCACAGCTGAATGACACCACTGTGCAAACTTGTCAATATCCATGGGCGCTTCGGATGGAATGAAAGGCCCTTGACGCGTGCCGACTTTGACTCGAAATTGGTCAACATGTTGGCAGTTTCCTTACTTGCTGCTGCCGTGGCGTATACTCAATTTTTTTCGGCGTTTCTTTGATGCGTATGATGTGTATAGTCAGCGCAACTTGCTTTagtgctaaaaattataacaaaatacacaTTAGGGCCTGGCGCACAATTTagcagcttattaaattattaataatgaattaaGTTCTTCATTTAagacaaaaacacacaccAATTATAAAATTTCGCAAGTGACACGTCAATCAGCTAACTCTTGTTCTTTGACACTTTAGCAACTATCATCCACATCTTTCTTCACCGCCGAagatatgcaaaatatttgcgtgTATCATCTAGTAGCTTTCGTATCAGCTGGTCTCACTGCTgcacttgttttgtttacaagttgcttatttataaaatatttaaagtaatttattgttaaaatgaCGTTAGCGCACCGCGCGCTCTTCACTTGGTTTATTGTTTTGGTATTTCTAATACTGCTCTGCCTACGGCTAGACCCTCGCACAACCTGGAATTGGTTTGTCACCTTCACTCCGCTTTGGTTCTTCGACTGCATATTGATAATATATGTGATTATAAAGTTTATACGGAAGTGGCGAAATCTAAACCGTCTGACTGATCTGCTATTTCACTATAAATGGAGCATTGGTGGCGTGCTGCTTACAATTACATCCCAAGTAATGATCTGTATGACGCTGGAATATCCACAGCAGATTCCTATTTATGTTACGATGGCACCTTTGGTGCTGCTCCTCAGCACAGCCATTTTCTATGTAGGAAACACACTATATCAACGCGAGGGTTTGATAGGTTGGTTGCATTaacaacattatttattaaaattaatattaagtttaattgtatatgaatttaaaactatAGTATAAACACCAATGGAAACCTAAAAACCGTATTTACTCTGCGTGGCACGGCGAGTCTGTCTGTTGGCGGACCACATGGCCTGCAACTCGGCTTCGTTGGCCTTGGCTTTGTGTGCAAGGTAAGTAATTTGATGTTTACGTCTTGTGCCCGCCACCGGTTCCTCATCCGTCAAAACACCCGTTGCTTGGTAAGCGGTTGTGGAAGCCAAAGCTGTGCGCATCCATTCCTCGCGATCAGGCATCACTTGAGTGCCAGATATATCAATGACTTGCATTTCCTGCGCTTCCTTGCGTCGTCGCTTGGCATTTTTGCCCACCAGAGCATCCATTGCCTCGGAATTCAGCTGTTGATCGTGGTAGCGTTTTTGTGCCTGTCGTATTTCGTCTTCTTGCATTTGTATCGCCTCTGCCTCAGCAGCTTCGCGCTCGCTGGCTTCTGCCAGAAATTTGTTGCTGGCCTCAACCATTTTGGCCGCACGCTTGGCAACCAATGCACTTATTTCATTGCTGCTCACCTCGGGTAACTTCTGCTTACTATGTAGGGAGAAGAAATCTCCAGAGTCATCTTCATCGTCGTCACTGTCGCTTACACTAACCAAAGGCTTCACAGCTTTCTTTGCCTTGGTAGCTTGACCTTTTACACCGTCAACACACTCCGTATTGTGTGCTGCACGTCTTTGTTTAACACTATCAGGGACGAAGGCTGGAGTCGGCTTAGAAGCTGCGCTAGTTGACGGAGAACTGCTCACATTCGTTGAGTTAATCGTCGCTGTTTCTGGTTTCTTGGCAAAATTACGCTCTGATTTCGCCTGAGGTAATATACTTAGCAGGCCGCAGCCCTTATTTGACTTGACTGGGAgtggtttgttttttgctttatcCGCTTTCTCCTTGTCGACATCAGAGAAATCTCTCAATGATGGTATGGTAATCTTAACACGTCCTTTTACAGCTGGGGCTGGTGGCTTCTCTAACGCGGCAGCAGGAAGTTCTTTTTTGTGCAGAAACTCATCGTCCAATTCCTCAACTATAACACgtccagctgttgctgctcgtgGCATGGGCAGCTTGGCAAACGCTTTTGTTACTTGCTCATCGTGCTCAGGCTCTGGCGCTACCTCGACTGTTGCCTTGGGTTTCGGTAGGGATAGTGTCAATCGCCCTGTAGCTGGCTTAAGTTCCTGTAAGGACACTTCCTGTGGAACAAAGTCATCGTCCTCATCACTTATATGACCAGTTGTTGTCGCTACCGCTTGTTGTGCAATTGTTGTCTCAGCTGGTTTTGTATTGTTGATATTTCTTGTTATGGGTTGTGCTTGTGCTTCGTCTTCATTTTCAGACTCTTCATCACTGCTGGCGGCATATGCAACAAGGGACATTCTTTaagttaacaaaaatgttgataaacgtatcaatattttttaggGTAATCGCAGCAATGCAATGGGTTTGTTGATAAtatatcgatatcgatataTCTGGTTTTACTCATCTAAAGATTTGACAACACAGCTGTTGTTATACCGATTTATTcgataacaaataaaatgagcgcccacagcttaaatattttcgcttTATTTGCTGAATTTTTGGTTAAACATAAACCTTTAACAATATTAGCTTCCTTggttgcaacaatttggcggcagtgtgattgtgtgtggcaacaagcGGCCGAACCACGTCCGCGTGCTgccaaacacaacaacagaGCAGCTCCTTGGATTTCTTGGTATGCAATAAGCGACAACTGGGCGGGGGCATCCAACTGAAAACGAAACTGTAGCTAAATCATATATCAAtaatgtttgcataaattgcaacttTATAGATGTGGCGGCTCTGGCGGCGGCTCCGGACACTCGGACATTTCAGTCTCTGGCTCGCAGGGACATGACTCGTCTATGGTGCAACCCTCTTCCTCACAAGGACCGGGCTCGGGCTCTGAAGGCTCCGATGAAGGCTCCTTATAGCCCATATATACCGAAGCGCGTTGCTTAATAATCTCTTGAATAATTGCGGTGAGAATCTCACGCGAGTCGACAATGTGGCCAACTTCTTCAGCCACTTCGGCAGATAACCAGGGGCAGACGCTCTTCATTAGCTGCTCCTTCTTCACTGCATCGCTGGCTGGCTCAATGTTCTCCAGCACCTCAGGCACCAGGCTGGCAATGTGTCCTTGTAGCAGCTTGGCTGCGGTGACACTCTTCTGCATCTCCTCATCCAGCTCCTTGGCAATGGCATCCTGGCGCAAGCGGCGCTCCTTCTCAGCCTGCAGACGCAGCTCCTCGGCCTCCAAGCGTCGCAGTTCGGCCAGCTCTGCCTCGCGTTGGGCGAGGAATCTGAAAAGTAAGgtgttaatataaaatatgaaaagaaattattaatgtatttttaCTTTTCCTGTTTGCGACGCAGTGCATCCAACTCCATTTCATGCGCTACCTCCAGAATACTCTGCTCAATGCAGGCATCCACCAGCACATCAATAATTGGCTGAGCCTCTGCATCAAAGTGAAATAGTTCGCCCTCGCCGATCTCTGTGCTGGCATCTACGCCCACTTTAGCAGGCACATATGGCGGTGTGGGCGGCTTTTCTAAGAACAGATCCGTCTGTGTGTCCACTGTAAACTCTGGTGGACGCTGCACCAGCTTCTCCAAGTACTTTTCCGTCTGTATATTCTCATGCTTGCGCCCCTTGACAGGAGGTGGAGTGCCCAGAACATTACGCTGATTGCGGCACTGCATCGTACGCTTACGTAGCATATTACGGCGTCTTAGCTCGGCTGCCTTGTCGAATGGATCTATGTCCGCCTGCAGAGGAAATACAATTAGTCATAGGGTCAGGGTTGCGACACCAATGAAGCCAACTTACAACCATCGATGGACTGCCAAAGTTGCTGCCTTTGATGACGCGCCGGTCATACATTACGTTCATATAGGGCTCTGGAGGCGGCACCACGGGCCTGTAAGAAAAAGAAACATTGAAGCCGCCAATTAGTAAACCTCGACCCAGTTCAACAAACTTAACGCCCAAAATCTGTTGCACACATCCAAGGcgataaaaatcaaatttgtgtAGTGCCAGACGCCCCATAACACATGGAGGTGTATGCTTGTCAAGTCATCTCCGATTCGAATCAATTTCCGTTAAGTTCACTACACTTTTGGGTCACTGTAGCGGGTGCATGTAATCcagcttaaagccaaagctgctaAGGACTTTAAGAGCTGACTACACGCTTGCCCCTGGACTGGACAGTAATTTATGACTTGCTAATCCATGTACAGAAGTATATATACAGTATTTGTGTATATAACATTGTCAGACACTGCACCGCTTGGGAACCTGAACTCGTGACCTATGCAAATTTTTCAGTTTACTGGCCCACAAAACAGGAAGTTACATTGAAGTTGCCAGCCGAGCCTTAGTCTAAGCCCAAGCGGCACCGTATTGGCAAATGTCTGCTGTCCAGGTAGCTATAGtactgtttatatatatatatatagtttacatatgtatgctaagTGTGCATTATATAGTCAATTCTCTGGGTCTGGGTCCTGAAGTACAAAGCAATCAACCAAAATGATGACGGCTAAAATAAGCGCAACTGCAGACGTTTGTGTTTTCTGGTGCCAAGTTTAGTTTGACATTTTCAAGTGCTCCTGTACACGACTCTCATGCTATGGCCATACATAGTGGCCATCCATAAGTCATTTCTAACTTGGTCTATTTGTTTAGCGCACGGGTGTGTCATATTGCGTGCTATTACAATGGAATGGTTGACAGAGCCTGCGTAATATCTTGATGTAAAAGTTAGAGGAGCTATACACTAGTATATGTTGATGTGCAGACTGTGATGACCTAAGGCAATATAGAAagtgtagtttttttttaatgacaaAGCACATATGAGCACAGTAATGATAACAATTGCTTAAAAgtattgaaaattgtaaattaattaagtaattcGTTTGAAAATACTTAGCCACAGGCTCTAGCACCCATTGTTAATAATAAGATAGTTTAAGCTACAAAGTTTAACCTAgctctataaaataaaatagtaataatgcacattaattataaaaataataattcatagTAATACAGCTTGTAATCAGCTAATATTTCACAGCTAGTTTcactttgcttaattattttaatatataaattgaagaaaaaaatgaCACACAGCAACTTAATTATAAGCTAAATAATGCATGTCATAAAAACAATAaggcttaattaaaaaacacaaatacaaaacacacttGAATTAATCACCAAAGTTAGTTCAACCTCTTAAAAGTTCCGTTACTGAACCCTATATATTCCTAAGTTGAATGTGCCGCAGAGCTCtgatatttttgtatacatgcaatttaagttaaatttccGACTATTGTAgtcgcttttctttttttttgttgtgtggcACTTACAAAGAAATCtagatttaaattatttaagcaacagAACGGACAGGtattgtggcatgccacatgtctgcttatattttatgcagaaCAATTTACCAATTGGGGTGCGGACTCTTgtgccaaataaattaatcaacgTTTGAGTTTAAAATGCCAAACGATTCGGAGCTACATTTCTAATTGAATTGTCCACGCAGCGCAATCGATGGCAGGTTAAGCTTTAGGGGTTGGGGGTGCTGGCCGCAACGCCAACCCCGCAGCCACTTGACCCACTcaattgctattaaatttatggtaatatatatttttttgcttgggGGTTGCCCCACTTGGCGCCTCGACCTGAGCTTTTTATTACCTCTTGTCGGTTTGGCgacgctgctgcaattgctgctgaaaCTGTGCCTTGGTTATTTGCAAACTTCCAGCTAGAGCTGGCGTCTCGGACTTGGCAgccactgcagctgctgcggcggcaacAGCGGCTGTGGCACGCACACCATTCTGACGCATAGAGGTTCGATTCTCCTTGTCCTTGCTGGGGTTGCTCTGATTGTAGAAGCTTTGCAGAATCATGGGATAGGAGGAGTAGGCGTAGACATGACGGCGCAGCATGGAGgccggcagcagctgcagctcgttTGGCGGCGGCAAGAAGATGCCCGTGGGCACAGTGGTCTCGAAACGTGGCCGATCCATGCTGAGCCAGGCGCCGGTGCCAACgtagccgctgctgctgtggccgcTGGCGCCGCGTGCGTTGTTGTTCTCCTCGGGCGCCAGGAAACGCAGCTTCTGGCTCAGCTCATCGGCAAAGCTGCGCACTTCCTGTGTGCTGCGCGAGAAACAAGAGCGCGTGGTCAATGGTGGCTGGGAGCTGTTGATGCCGGCGGCGGCGCGTTCGGGCACATGTTCCGACTGCTCGCGTATGATCGGACGCACAATGGCTTGATTGGGTCGACTGGCTTGGGTAGAGTCAGGCTCAGAGACAGAGTTGTGCAGCACGGAGAAGGCGTTGGTGACCACGTGCTGGAAATCGTATGGACTTTGATAGCGCTGTACGTTGAAAGTGGGATTGCTATGGAGGATCTGGCGTCCTGGTGCATATGGATAGCTGCTGGCAAAGGAGAAGTTTTGCGCTCGTTCCGGTCTATTGTGGGGGAAGTGTTCTGGATTTATGTGCTGctcctggctgctgctgttcgtcTCTTGCATGGTATTACGTTTGTCCACACGTCCAGCTCATTGCCACTCTACTACAAATGCCACAACACtgtgcctcacacacacacgtacacacacacacaagctaaTCAATAATtcctttgttgttattttggtGGCGACGCTGGCCAGTGGTCGACAGGGCGCAGGAGCACAGACACGCGTTGAGTACCGCACGCTTCGAGTGGCGAACGCCAAATGACCAAAGGCACTTGCCAGTCGTCTGCCCTCGGCCTGTGTTTGGTCAACAGCTGTGTGAGTTTCTTTAGCAGGTGAGTGGGCTGctcccctctctctctcgcgctctggCTCTCCTTGCTCATGCCATTGAGCAATAATGTTTGCCATTAACTGCCAACTGCTGACGACTGTTGCTGCCAACTCCGCATTGTTCTTTTATGTGCTGGACGTGGTTTCCAATTAAAAGTCCTGACACCTCGTTATGTGCGCGGGTGTCCTTGAAATAGGCAAATAGGCTTGTGGCGCATTTCCCTCGAAGATGACTTCACGCATTTCCTTGTACTCTGACATTGAATTAGTTTGAGTGTAGCTCGGCGCCTGCCTGCTAATGTCAATGGCCAAGGTCAATTGTAAGCAACGCCTTAAGCCGCTCGCGCTGACGTTGATAAGCGGAATTAATGAAGCACGTTAAGTTCTCGAAAAGCAACGCAGGACAGGACAGAGTGAGGCTTCAAGGCCAgcaaattgcatatatttgaACTTCACatgaacaaataaattaaaaatataatgacattttttgctgcctaCCTCCAGGCACAAATTCCTAAACTTTATTTCCAGCGCTGGCATCATCACATCATTGCTGACCTCAATACGACCGTTGGTATCTTAACACCAATCTTAACGTGTCTATTACTGCACCTAATGacatttattgctataaactgcgcatattttagtttttagcacTCACACACTCTAAATTGGTTGCTCACTATTGTTGCCTGTCGTTCACAACGACAGTTGCCGGCAGTTGCGTGCCTATGTCTGACCACCCGCCCGaaagcttaataatttatttacgcaATTTATGACAGACTACTTGCTGACTTTCGTTTTCTTTGCCGGCAAGTGCCGCAACGATTCATTGACCTTTggagccacccacccacccaacacTCGCTCCACTTTGGCAAATCAGTGCATACTTACTTGGGACAACCTTTGATTTTGACTGGCTTCGGCTGGCTCGCCCACCAGAATGTTTGTTTACATGGCGGTGCCGGACATGGCTTGTCCTGCCACTTCAGCTGCATCTCTGTTACCTCCGTGCGAGCTATGCCACTGCTGAGGAACTCCATGCCGCTGCCCTTGCCGCTCATATGCGACCGCTTTGGTATCGttggcattattatttttttattttaaggtTGTTATGTACACTTCTTGTTTgattgtataatttatgtatgtatgtatatttttagccGCCTATGGTTAAACTTAgcttgtataaaaatgttataaactaactcatttttacttaaattacaACGATTACTTttctattttcatatatatagctaaactTTTTATACTGCTTTGCTGACGTTTGTTGTTTGACTGCGTCGTttccaaaataaacaacaacggTGGAATTTTCTTGGTTTCTATGGTAATTTACGCGCATTGATAGCTATCATTGTTGCATTGTCTAACTGTTGCCTCCTACGGCAAGGGTTGAGGAtactttgtattaaatatgtaCACTGGACTATTAA
The DNA window shown above is from Drosophila busckii strain San Diego stock center, stock number 13000-0081.31 chromosome 3L, ASM1175060v1, whole genome shotgun sequence and carries:
- the LOC108601131 gene encoding radial spoke head protein 3 homolog B isoform X2, translated to MPTIPKRSHMSGKGSGMEFLSSGIARTEVTEMQLKWQDKPCPAPPCKQTFWWASQPKPVKIKGCPKPVVPPPEPYMNVMYDRRVIKGSNFGSPSMVADIDPFDKAAELRRRNMLRKRTMQCRNQRNVLGTPPPVKGRKHENIQTEKYLEKLVQRPPEFTVDTQTDLFLEKPPTPPYVPAKVGVDASTEIGEGELFHFDAEAQPIIDVLVDACIEQSILEVAHEMELDALRRKQEKFLAQREAELAELRRLEAEELRLQAEKERRLRQDAIAKELDEEMQKSVTAAKLLQGHIASLVPEVLENIEPASDAVKKEQLMKSVCPWLSAEVAEEVGHIVDSREILTAIIQEIIKQRASVYMGYKEPSSEPSEPEPGPCEEEGCTIDESCPCEPETEMSECPEPPPEPPHL
- the LOC108601131 gene encoding radial spoke head protein 3 homolog A isoform X1 → MQETNSSSQEQHINPEHFPHNRPERAQNFSFASSYPYAPGRQILHSNPTFNVQRYQSPYDFQHVVTNAFSVLHNSVSEPDSTQASRPNQAIVRPIIREQSEHVPERAAAGINSSQPPLTTRSCFSRSTQEVRSFADELSQKLRFLAPEENNNARGASGHSSSGYVGTGAWLSMDRPRFETTVPTGIFLPPPNELQLLPASMLRRHVYAYSSYPMILQSFYNQSNPSKDKENRTSMRQNGVRATAAVAAAAAAVAAKSETPALAGSLQITKAQFQQQLQQRRQTDKRPVVPPPEPYMNVMYDRRVIKGSNFGSPSMVADIDPFDKAAELRRRNMLRKRTMQCRNQRNVLGTPPPVKGRKHENIQTEKYLEKLVQRPPEFTVDTQTDLFLEKPPTPPYVPAKVGVDASTEIGEGELFHFDAEAQPIIDVLVDACIEQSILEVAHEMELDALRRKQEKFLAQREAELAELRRLEAEELRLQAEKERRLRQDAIAKELDEEMQKSVTAAKLLQGHIASLVPEVLENIEPASDAVKKEQLMKSVCPWLSAEVAEEVGHIVDSREILTAIIQEIIKQRASVYMGYKEPSSEPSEPEPGPCEEEGCTIDESCPCEPETEMSECPEPPPEPPHL